The Cardinium endosymbiont cEper1 of Encarsia pergandiella nucleotide sequence TTGGTAATAATGGTTAATTCATCCATTTGTAGCTCAGCTGCTTGCCCGGAAACAATGGATAAGAGTATTTTTTTAGCACCCCGTATATCTGTATAGTCTAATAAAGGAGAAGCAAGTGCCGTCTCAGCAGCCTGTAATGCCCTGCCTTCACCTCTGGCTTCGCCAGAACCCATCACTGCTGCACCTGCATTTTTCATTACCGTCTTAACATCTTCAAAATCTACATTGACATAACCGGGTACCGTAATAATCTCAGCAATGCTTTTAGCAGCAGTGGTTAACACATTATCGGCCTCTATAAAAGCTTCACTAATCGACAGCCCTCCTAATATGGTTTGAATTTTATCATTTAAGATGATAAGAACGGTATCACAATGTTTCCGTAATTCATTAATGCCTTCTTGCGCCTGTAAATGCTTTTTTTTGCCCTCAAATGAAAAAGGTAGTGTAACAATACCAACCGTCAAGATACTTTGCTGACGGGCAATACTAGCAATAATAGGGGCAGCGCCTGTACCGGTTCCACCACCCATTCCAGCGGTAACAAAAAGCATTTTTGTATCATTATCTAATAATTCTCGAATGCTTTCTTTACTTTCTAATGCAGCATTACGTCCTACTTCTGGATTGGCACCAGCCCCTAGCCCACTTGTAAGTGCTGCACCAATTTGGAGCTTAATGGGTATAGGACTATTTTGTAGCGCTTGGACATCTGTATTGCAAACAATAAAGGACACATCTCTAATACCACGCTTATACATGTTGTTCACTGCATTGCTGCCACCCCCACCTACTCCTATCACTTTTATAATAGATTTATGGTGTGTAGGTAAATCAAATTTATAGGTAATATCCTTCATCATTCACACAATAAGGTGCTTTAATTACAACAAGTTATATTAGGCAGTATGATACTATTTTGTCGACTAGTTTTCATCGTAATCGTCTACTAAAAAAGCTTTTGTTTTGGTAAGAATGCGTGCAAAAGAAAAGTTGCTTTTTTTTCCTTTTTTAACATTTTTTTTCGTAGCATTCAAGTCGGCAGACTTTGCTGCTCTATAGTAGGCTTCTCTATAATCCAATGCTTTAAATCCAGCTAGGGTTAATCCAATGGCAGTGGCATAGCTAGGGTCGCGTAATTTTTTGCTACTGCCTGCTTCTAGATACTCATCTGGAAAGCCCAACCGTGTATCCAATCCAGTTACCTGCTGCAGTATGGCTGGTATGGCTGGTAAATTAGCACTTCCACCTGTTACAACGATACCAGCTACCAACTTATCGTAAAAACCAGAATGCAAAATTTCTTCATGGATAAATGTTGCTATTTCTTCTACACGGGCCTCTATGATTTTAACTAAATTAGTAGTAATGATCTCTTTGGGTCTACGATTGCGCAATCCTGGAATCGTTACTACTGATTGGGTAGTCAAAACATTGGATCCAATGCTACCAAATTTTACTTTTAATAACTCTGCTTGCCGTTCCATAACCATACAACTTTGTTGTATATCTGAAGTAATCATATGTCCTCCTAATGGAATGGTAGCGGTATACCGAATGATGGCATCAAAAAAGATTACGATGCTAATCATACTGCTTCCGAAATCAATCAAACAAACGCCTGCTTCTTTTTCTTCATCACTCAATATAGCCAAACTAGCGGCTAGGACAGAAGCCATAACTATTTCTGCTTCTACACCTGCTTTTTTAATACATTTATGTATGTTTTGAATGGCGTGGGTCTTAGCTGTAATAATATGGAAATTTGCCTCTAATTTTACGCCTGACATACCTACTGGATCTTGGGTTACAATTTCATAGTCTATGGTATACTCCTGCGGCATAGCATGAACAATTTCTGTACCTAAAGGGGGGACAATACGGTACATATCATTGGTAAGCTTTTTGATGTCCTCTACCATAATTTCTTCTTCTATGGTATCTCTTGTAATGCTACCATGGTGGCAAGATCCTGTTACATGTTTTCCAGAAATATTTACATGTACGATATTAATATTTATACCAGAGTCCTCTTCAGCAGCTTCCAGAGCCTGCTTAACGGCAATAGCTGCCTTATCAATGTTCACAATCATACCGCGCACAATCCCATCTGCGACAGCACTTCCGATACCTAATACCTCAAGTTTATTAGGATCATATTGGCTTTGTGCTCCTATAACTACACAAACTTTACTAGTACCTATGTCAAGACTAGCGATAATTTCTGACATAACTAAAAGGATATATGGCGATAATGCTACTTAAAAAGCGTATGCATGAAACGGTTTACCTGAATCTACCCCATGCTGGTCGATTATCACATGGTTTGGATAAACTACAACAATTTATTAAAATTTATTTAAAATAAATCGATAGCGCCGAACGAGCGCTACCTGCTTACTTTCATAAAAAGGAGCACGCACTTTCGTCCAACGCATGAGGTGGGTTAGACGTTATTGGACGTTATTTACATTTCTGTACAGGTGGGCAGTGGCGTAAAGCCAACACACATCTTACATAAATGTCTATAGTTACATGATCCAGATACTTTTTTTGTGTGCTTGTGTGTATATGCCTTGCCACACATAGCACAAGGATGTTTATGGATTGCTTTTGCTCCTAATTTCATAGATTCATGACCATGCGTGTCTGGGAGCATCATTAAGCTTGAGTTTTGCTCTGGCTGCTTGAATCTGTATCAATAATTGACTATTGTTATTGCCACTCATCGCATCATTTCCTTGATGGTTGCATCCTGCTATGCTTATTGCATAAATAGATACTAATTTTTTAAAAATATTCATATTCAATAAATAAAATAGTAAAATAGATTTTATCTATTTAGGCGTTACAGGCCAAATAGAGGGTAGCAAATAGCTAGAAAGCTACCAAATATCAACTTTTTTCCATAACACCAATTACTTACTTACTGGCACCTTTTTGACACCTAGAAATTCCGCTTCATATTTTTCTTCAGTTGCTACTTTTAATTTTCCTAAAGCACGGACCGCTACCAACCAAACTATAATCACCATTATAATGATCAACACAATGGGCGTACGAATATTGGCAATATCTCCACCACCAAATAATGTAGACATACTGGAAATCAGTACAGATGCTAAACTCTTTCCCAAACGGGCGCCTACACCATCTACCGCTGCTTTACCACGTACTTTAGTTTCTTCATCTAGTGGAATATAGATCGCTTCTTTAGTTGGATCAAAAAGGACATACTTAACTGATTTAATCAAAACGACATTGTAAAGTCCTATTTGGACAGAGAGATACAAGGCATTGAGATGAAAACTTGCAAAACAATCATCTAAAACAGTGCCAAAGCGCAAGAAGGTAAAAAATAAAACCGTCATCACCAGTGCAATCAGGGGCGTAACAGATGCAGCAAAACGCCATCCTCTTTTTAGTATAGGTGTAGCAAAGAACAAATTTACTAAAATAGAAATTACACCTACTGCAATTTCTCGGTTAGAATATATACTTGCTAAAATGGTATCATCTCCAATCATTACCAAATATTTTTTAACTTGGGCTTTTTCTACAGCCTCAAAAAGAGCAATCACTAATCCATAACTGATTACCAATACGGAAAGCAACATTAAGTACTTAGACCGTGCTAGAAACTTCATAGAGTCTACAAAGGACATTTTTACTTTTACTTTTTTAGGTTTTTCTTCTATCTGATAGTAGGCTGGATGTGCTTTTATATCTGCGGTAAAATAGTTGTAAATGATCAGAATCAAAACAATAGCTATAATCACAAATTTTAAGCTTTGATCAAAATTGGTACGCACATTATCCAACTTAAGAATAAATCCAGCTAAGATGCTACCAATGGTACCAAAAGTGCCTAAAAAGCTATAAAACCGTTCAGCTTGCTTTATAGTAGTAATTTCATTGATAAAAGTCCAAAATGATACACTTAATGCAAAAGTTCCCCAAGCCTCAGCATGAATATAGAACAAAGAAATAGGCCAATTGCAAATAGCTTCCCATAGTCCTATAAAGCTGGGAAATTTTGCTTCAAGCATTTTAGAAAAATTACTTAACTGCAATATTTGTTTGTGCGGCAGTAAAAAGAATAATGAAAAGGTAAAAAAAGTAAGAAAATAAATCATAACTGCATTAAACCTACCATCTTTTCCTGTAGAACGACTCACTTTTCCATAAAGAATGGTAAAAACAATCATACTAGGTGTAGTGGCTACTGCTTTTAACCAGTAAATGGCCGTAGTATGCGTTTGCTTAAGCATATTCATATCTTTAAGGGAACGTGTAAGAGCATAACAGAAAGATATAAGCATAAATATACAGACCATTGGTAAAAATTTACGCAGTTCACTTTTGTGAATGGGAAACATCATTTGACGTATGGTACTATTCTTTTTTTGTGTCTGCATTTTGTTTTTAATTTAGTTAAAACATATGGTATCCAATACAATTGACGCTTTCATCCATACGATATTTTATGGTATTTTAGAAATAGAGATTATATAGTTTGCATATATTTAGGATTAAATAATTGGATACTTGCCCAAGCGTAGTGGCATAGGGGTCTATAACATGGTCTGTTTGGATCTCATAATTAGCAACAATAGTCTTTCTGATATCCTCCCCATTATTAATGGATCGTTACGTTGGTAATACTTTTTTGTGCTTTTGATATATAAAACCAAGCAGCATGGATTGCTTATGGGCCGATGGCGCAAACCCACGAGCGCTATATTGGATTTTATAGATTGGGGTAAATATTGCTGGAAGGACAATAACTTAGTAGGCGAGGGGAAAATCAGATCTTTTGTGTAAAAGAGCAAAACAATTTTTTTCTTTTCTACAAACGATTTTACTAAAAAGTCAGTTGCAACGGGCCCATTACCTGCAATAGCGGGCTCTTTAAAAATAGGTACTTTTTTCCCTAAAAAATCCACGGTATGTAGTAAAAATTAAAAAATACAACTAAATTTTCGCTGCTTTTATCCTTTTAGACTTAAAGGAAGGATCATGCGAACAAAAAGGATAAAATAGGATGATCTAATGCTTTAAGATTTTTGGCGCCATACAACTTATGTTGTATCAGCGATGCAAACTGCAACGGAACCTCTGTACAGACCACCAACCTTTTTATTAAAACCGGTACAATACAGCTATCCTGAAAAAAAGATCAAGCAAAAAGTATAAGATATCTTTTTCCCCAAAGGGTATAACAAAAAAGACTGGCATTTGATTGAAACGCCAGCCTTTCCGATCCATTCATTAGGGCTTTATCCACCTAGTTGGTTACGACTACTTTATTAATCTCTTCAAGTTCTGCTTTATGTTTTTCCTCAGCTGCTACTTTTAATTTTCCTAAAGTACGAAGAGCTAGCAACCAAAGTATAATCACAGCTATGATAATCAGTACAATAGGTGTACGAATATTCTCAATTCCCCCCCCACCAAATAATGTAGACATAGCGGTAATCAATACAGATGCCAAGCTTTTTCCCAAACGAGCACCTACACCATCTACAGCTGCTTTACCACGGACCTTGGTTTCTTCATCTAGTGGAATATAGACCGCTTCTTTAGTTGGATCAAAAAGAACATATTTGACAGACTTAATTAAAACGACGTTATAAATGCCTATCTGAACAGACATATACAAAGCGGTTACGTGGATACTTTTCAAAAATTCATCTAAAGCACTACCAAAACGAAGAAAGGCAAAAAATAAAAGTGTCATCACCAATGCAGTAATTGGTGTAACAGATGCGGCAAACCTCCATCCTTTTTTTAGTATAGGTGTAGCAAGAAACAGTGCTACTACAATTGCAATAATACCTACTGCAGTTTGCTGTTGCGCATATATTGCTGCATAAATGGTATCGTCACCAATTATTTGTACATATTTTTGAACTTGGGCTTTTTGTACCGCTTCAAAAAGCGCAATCATTAACCCGTAACCGATTACCAATATCGAAATCAATGTCAGATACCTGGACTTCGCTAAGAAGCTTATAGACTCCATAAAGGACATTTTTACCTTTATTTTTTTAGGTTTTTTTTCAATTTGGTAATAGGTTGGATTAGCTTTTATATCTGAAGTAAAATAGTTGTATACGATCAAAATCAAAACAATAGCTATAATTACAAATTGTAAACTTTGATCGAAATTGGTACGAACACTATCCAGTTTAAGAATCGATCCAGCTAGGATACTACCAATAGCACCAGATATACTTAAAAGACTATAAAAACGTTTAGCTTGATTTACACCAGTAATCTCATTTACAAAAGTCCAAAATACTACACTTAGTGCAAAAGTTCCCCAAGCCTCAGCATGAATATAAAACAAAGAAATGGGCCAATGGCAAATGGCTCCCCATAACCCTATAAGGTTTGGCCATTTTGCTTCCATCATTTTAGAGAAAGTATTGAGTTGCAAAGTCTCTTTTTGTGGAAGTAAAAAAAGCAGTGAAAAGGTAAAAAAACTAAAAAAATAGATCATAACTGCATTAAACCTACCATCCCTTCCTGTAGAACGGCTAACTGTTCCATAAAGAACAGTAAAAAAAATCATACTAGGGGTAATGGCTACTGCTTTTAGCCAGTAAATAGCGGTAGTATTGGCTTCTTTCATCATATTCATATCCTTAAGGGAGCGGGTAAGCGAATAACAAAAAGATATAAGAATAAACATAAAGGCCATTGGCAAAAATTTACGTAGCTCACTTTTATGAATGGGAAACATAGTCCCACGTATATTACCAAATTCTTTTTTTGTGGTCATTGTGTTTTTAATTTAATTAAAATATAAAATATACATAAAACTACTTTAGTCCATTAGATACTTTATGCTGTTTTAAAATGCTTTTAGAAAATATTTATCATACTGTTTTCATAGCTCTGTATTTAGGGTTAAATAGTTAGACACGCTTTCAGGAGTAGCCTGTATGGCTATATTGCCTTTTGCCCAATTGGCTGGGCAAATTTCACCAAATTGAATGACATGTTGCCACATATCAATAACACGTAGTATTTCATTGATATTTCTACCTAACGGCAAATCATGAATGGCCATATAACGTATGATACCTTCTTTATCAATTAAAAAAGTTCCTCTATAGGCTATAGGAATACCTGTGAAAGTTAATTGGTTATCTTCATTATAGCTCCAGTCACCTCCTAAGACACCGTAGTTGGCAGCAATCGTCTTACTGGTATCTGCAACCAATGGATAGGTTACGCCCACAATACCTCCTTGTGTCTTAGGGGTACGCAACCAAGCAGTATGGGTTTCTTCTGTGTCAGTGGAGCAACCTACCAGCGCTACATTGCGTTCTATAAATTGGGGTAAATGGCGTTGAAAGGACAATAATTCAGTTGGACAAACGAAAGTAAAATCTTTGGGATAAAAGAAAAACAGCACTTCTTTTTTTCCTAAAAACTGCTCCAGTGAAAAGTTAGCTGTAACATTTTTACCATCTATAACAGCAGGCGCCTTAAAAACAGGGGCCTTTTTTCCTAGTAAATGCACGATATATATAGTACGAATATGTAAAAATTATATTTAACCTTTTATGCTTTATAAGCCTATTCATTAAGCAACCTAATATAGAGTATAGGCTTACATTGCAAATTTATACTTTTTTTAATAAATAATCTTATTACAGGACTATTAACTTTAAAAATTAACCATACCATTATAGTTTCAGCACATCGTCGACAGAAAAGTTGTTTTAACAAACAAGTGCATAGGTTAAAATAATGTAATTATCTAACCCATTTCCTACTAACAGGCATGACGAATATTACATTTTATATTTAAAATCACATTAATAAATTATTTTAATTAAACCGGTACTTGACTAGCTTTTTGTTAAAATAAAGCACGTAAATGGTAAAAAAATAGCGAAAAAATAGCGAAAAAATAGCCTAAAACGGTAGATCATCTTCTAAATCAGAAGGAGATAGATTAGATGCAGCAGCATCATTTGACTTATTGCTTTTTTCTAAACGCCATGCTTGTAAAGCGTTAAAATATTTTACAACCCCTTCGGGATTGGTCCATTTTCTGCCGCGTAGATTAAAATGAACGGTTATTTCTTCTTTCTCTGTGAATCCATCTAATAGATCACATTTGTCTTGAATTAATTCAAAAGAGATATATTCAGGA carries:
- the ftsZ gene encoding cell division protein FtsZ; the encoded protein is MKDITYKFDLPTHHKSIIKVIGVGGGGSNAVNNMYKRGIRDVSFIVCNTDVQALQNSPIPIKLQIGAALTSGLGAGANPEVGRNAALESKESIRELLDNDTKMLFVTAGMGGGTGTGAAPIIASIARQQSILTVGIVTLPFSFEGKKKHLQAQEGINELRKHCDTVLIILNDKIQTILGGLSISEAFIEADNVLTTAAKSIAEIITVPGYVNVDFEDVKTVMKNAGAAVMGSGEARGEGRALQAAETALASPLLDYTDIRGAKKILLSIVSGQAAELQMDELTIITNYIQEQTGNDAEMIFGHGSDSEMEESIRVTVIATGFNREADHANQELLAPSKQEVAYTEPKILHHPASNTEILDASTEKIIVEPVLKTTKATPKQSATAEESAIQLPLPFGAPQGVVMEKSASYGHVSTVTSKRGVVPISWDDRYVKEELAIPTYLRKKIVLDTADATIEWVRYRLDDALDHPDLKGGDVQ
- the ftsA gene encoding cell division protein FtsA, which encodes MSEIIASLDIGTSKVCVVIGAQSQYDPNKLEVLGIGSAVADGIVRGMIVNIDKAAIAVKQALEAAEEDSGININIVHVNISGKHVTGSCHHGSITRDTIEEEIMVEDIKKLTNDMYRIVPPLGTEIVHAMPQEYTIDYEIVTQDPVGMSGVKLEANFHIITAKTHAIQNIHKCIKKAGVEAEIVMASVLAASLAILSDEEKEAGVCLIDFGSSMISIVIFFDAIIRYTATIPLGGHMITSDIQQSCMVMERQAELLKVKFGSIGSNVLTTQSVVTIPGLRNRRPKEIITTNLVKIIEARVEEIATFIHEEILHSGFYDKLVAGIVVTGGSANLPAIPAILQQVTGLDTRLGFPDEYLEAGSSKKLRDPSYATAIGLTLAGFKALDYREAYYRAAKSADLNATKKNVKKGKKSNFSFARILTKTKAFLVDDYDEN
- a CDS encoding Npt1/Npt2 family nucleotide transporter, producing MQTQKKNSTIRQMMFPIHKSELRKFLPMVCIFMLISFCYALTRSLKDMNMLKQTHTTAIYWLKAVATTPSMIVFTILYGKVSRSTGKDGRFNAVMIYFLTFFTFSLFFLLPHKQILQLSNFSKMLEAKFPSFIGLWEAICNWPISLFYIHAEAWGTFALSVSFWTFINEITTIKQAERFYSFLGTFGTIGSILAGFILKLDNVRTNFDQSLKFVIIAIVLILIIYNYFTADIKAHPAYYQIEEKPKKVKVKMSFVDSMKFLARSKYLMLLSVLVISYGLVIALFEAVEKAQVKKYLVMIGDDTILASIYSNREIAVGVISILVNLFFATPILKRGWRFAASVTPLIALVMTVLFFTFLRFGTVLDDCFASFHLNALYLSVQIGLYNVVLIKSVKYVLFDPTKEAIYIPLDEETKVRGKAAVDGVGARLGKSLASVLISSMSTLFGGGDIANIRTPIVLIIIMVIIVWLVAVRALGKLKVATEEKYEAEFLGVKKVPVSK
- a CDS encoding Npt1/Npt2 family nucleotide transporter; this encodes MTTKKEFGNIRGTMFPIHKSELRKFLPMAFMFILISFCYSLTRSLKDMNMMKEANTTAIYWLKAVAITPSMIFFTVLYGTVSRSTGRDGRFNAVMIYFFSFFTFSLLFLLPQKETLQLNTFSKMMEAKWPNLIGLWGAICHWPISLFYIHAEAWGTFALSVVFWTFVNEITGVNQAKRFYSLLSISGAIGSILAGSILKLDSVRTNFDQSLQFVIIAIVLILIVYNYFTSDIKANPTYYQIEKKPKKIKVKMSFMESISFLAKSRYLTLISILVIGYGLMIALFEAVQKAQVQKYVQIIGDDTIYAAIYAQQQTAVGIIAIVVALFLATPILKKGWRFAASVTPITALVMTLLFFAFLRFGSALDEFLKSIHVTALYMSVQIGIYNVVLIKSVKYVLFDPTKEAVYIPLDEETKVRGKAAVDGVGARLGKSLASVLITAMSTLFGGGGIENIRTPIVLIIIAVIILWLLALRTLGKLKVAAEEKHKAELEEINKVVVTN
- a CDS encoding peroxiredoxin, giving the protein MHLLGKKAPVFKAPAVIDGKNVTANFSLEQFLGKKEVLFFFYPKDFTFVCPTELLSFQRHLPQFIERNVALVGCSTDTEETHTAWLRTPKTQGGIVGVTYPLVADTSKTIAANYGVLGGDWSYNEDNQLTFTGIPIAYRGTFLIDKEGIIRYMAIHDLPLGRNINEILRVIDMWQHVIQFGEICPANWAKGNIAIQATPESVSNYLTLNTEL
- a CDS encoding DUF3127 domain-containing protein, with translation MHITGKLFEIGPPQQVSESFKKRNFVVEYIENPQYPEYISFELIQDKCDLLDGFTEKEEITVHFNLRGRKWTNPEGVVKYFNALQAWRLEKSNKSNDAAASNLSPSDLEDDLPF